The following are from one region of the Romeriopsis navalis LEGE 11480 genome:
- a CDS encoding MSMEG_0570 family nitrogen starvation response protein, translated as MPEIRFKIEWPDGQQETCYSPSLIVQEYFEPGATYTLTDFVERSRTALNIASDRVKAKYGRPCGLAIGQLQTLESRATNYADLTSPQVKLIQFIP; from the coding sequence ATGCCAGAAATCCGCTTCAAAATTGAATGGCCCGATGGTCAGCAAGAAACTTGCTATTCTCCATCCCTCATTGTCCAAGAGTACTTTGAACCCGGAGCGACTTACACCCTCACCGATTTTGTCGAGCGATCGCGCACCGCCCTCAACATTGCCAGCGATCGGGTCAAGGCAAAATATGGCCGTCCTTGTGGACTCGCGATCGGCCAACTCCAAACCCTGGAAAGCCGCGCCACAAATTATGCCGACCTTACTTCCCCGCAAGTGAAATTAATTCAATTTATCCCCTAG
- a CDS encoding HU family DNA-binding protein produces MNKGELVDAIASKASVTKKEADSIVTAMIDTIMETVSKQDKVTLVGFGTFEARDRKAREGRNPSTGQAIKIPATTVPAFSAGKMFKEQVAATKKKKK; encoded by the coding sequence GTGAACAAAGGCGAATTGGTTGATGCAATTGCATCCAAGGCTTCCGTAACTAAGAAAGAAGCTGACTCGATCGTGACTGCAATGATCGACACAATCATGGAAACTGTCTCTAAGCAAGATAAAGTGACTTTGGTTGGTTTCGGTACATTTGAAGCCCGTGACCGCAAGGCACGTGAAGGCCGCAATCCTAGCACTGGCCAAGCGATCAAGATCCCTGCAACAACTGTGCCTGCGTTTTCCGCTGGTAAGATGTTCAAGGAGCAAGTTGCTGCAACAAAGAAAAAGAAGAAGTAA
- a CDS encoding NACHT domain-containing protein, translating to MLVGLQIKCLGLLAQASNATKTDPISQGTTESLKWLATNAPAVIGIVVAFSVVALILKPIAESTGHLDKIISFFQKYIFRKKPAISDEQRQKLRRQLIDAVLEEVVTRLDKSLHYKIRIDLQREEQRQRVGNRSLPTEETSDRSPTQFINRLFQPFKRSDTPETVGADKSTKSTLELFEQEDIRGRLLILGEPGAGKTNELLVLAKALLTKAKETSEYPIPVIFELSAWTDEIEFDDWLIAQLFDNYKVPKEIARQWIQKQQLLPLLDGLDELRRLDDAPSTTADIEKRREAQQIKCVRSINSFLDMHPLQLVVCCRRQEYEALEARNESLQRLNGAIYLQPLHNKQIQAYLLKSNRAALGEVLKTQPHLLGLARSPLFLLILVVTYQGQPINSIDQLLDAYIDKQLNDLNNQGAYHRCQSSPSPATTHHYLSWLAKKLESSGSTEFLIERLQPSWLDTEQEQIFYRVIYGLIYGIAFGIAFGMAFGMAFGMAINMIAGVIAWLFSAEMEDIRLVDLLNFSWSYFFRMLILGLTYGLIGGLIFGLIYGLTYGLTFGLTYGLIFGLTYGLIGGLIGGLIFGLIGGLQLREVDISKRKSPNQGITQSTRNGLVFALTIVLVGGLTFGLIYGLIAGLIAGLITGLGAVLLHIALRIIFYRSGVSPFNYARFLEHAENHRFVYRVGGRYRFVHDLLRKRFAETYEPRSRV from the coding sequence GTGCTGGTCGGGCTGCAAATAAAGTGTTTAGGGCTGCTAGCGCAAGCTAGTAATGCCACAAAAACTGATCCAATTAGTCAAGGAACGACGGAATCCTTAAAGTGGCTGGCCACGAATGCTCCGGCGGTAATCGGCATCGTGGTTGCCTTTTCTGTGGTGGCACTCATCTTAAAACCGATTGCTGAATCAACCGGACACCTGGACAAGATCATCAGTTTTTTCCAAAAGTACATCTTTCGGAAAAAGCCTGCAATTAGCGATGAGCAACGGCAGAAACTGCGACGGCAATTAATTGATGCGGTACTGGAAGAAGTTGTCACCCGATTAGATAAGTCTCTGCATTACAAAATTCGGATTGATTTGCAGCGGGAAGAGCAGCGCCAGCGGGTGGGAAATCGCAGCTTACCAACGGAGGAAACCTCGGACAGATCGCCAACTCAGTTTATCAATCGGCTTTTTCAACCGTTTAAGCGATCAGATACACCAGAAACAGTGGGAGCCGATAAATCTACTAAATCTACCCTAGAGCTTTTTGAGCAAGAAGATATTCGGGGGCGATTGTTGATTTTGGGTGAACCCGGAGCGGGCAAAACGAATGAGTTGCTGGTGCTGGCTAAGGCACTATTGACCAAAGCCAAGGAAACATCGGAATATCCTATCCCGGTTATCTTTGAACTTTCTGCATGGACAGATGAAATCGAGTTTGATGACTGGCTGATCGCTCAATTATTTGACAATTATAAGGTACCCAAGGAAATTGCACGTCAGTGGATACAGAAGCAGCAGTTGTTGCCGCTGCTGGATGGGTTAGATGAATTACGACGATTGGATGATGCTCCCAGCACTACCGCCGATATAGAAAAACGTCGAGAAGCACAGCAGATTAAGTGTGTGCGTTCGATCAATTCATTTCTGGATATGCACCCCCTGCAATTAGTTGTATGTTGCCGTCGTCAAGAATATGAGGCTTTAGAAGCTAGAAATGAGTCCTTACAGCGCCTAAACGGCGCGATTTATTTACAGCCACTCCACAATAAGCAGATTCAGGCGTACCTGTTGAAGTCAAATCGTGCCGCTCTCGGAGAGGTGCTAAAAACTCAGCCTCACCTGTTAGGACTCGCACGTTCACCATTATTTCTACTCATATTGGTCGTGACATACCAAGGACAGCCGATTAATAGTATTGATCAATTGCTGGATGCTTACATCGATAAGCAACTGAATGATTTAAATAATCAGGGAGCCTATCACCGCTGTCAATCCTCTCCCTCGCCTGCGACCACACACCATTATTTGAGTTGGTTAGCCAAAAAATTAGAGTCCAGCGGAAGTACAGAGTTTTTGATCGAGCGCTTGCAACCATCCTGGCTAGATACTGAGCAAGAGCAAATATTCTATAGAGTTATTTACGGACTGATATACGGGATAGCTTTTGGGATAGCTTTTGGGATGGCTTTTGGGATGGCTTTTGGGATGGCTATCAACATGATCGCTGGGGTGATTGCCTGGCTGTTTAGCGCAGAGATGGAAGATATTCGTCTAGTAGATTTATTAAATTTTTCCTGGAGTTATTTCTTCAGGATGCTAATCCTCGGATTGACTTACGGACTGATTGGCGGGCTGATTTTCGGATTGATTTACGGGCTGACTTATGGGCTGACTTTCGGATTGACTTATGGATTGATTTTCGGGCTGACTTATGGGTTGATTGGCGGGCTGATTGGCGGATTGATTTTCGGGCTGATTGGCGGGCTGCAATTGAGAGAGGTGGATATTAGTAAAAGGAAATCTCCTAATCAAGGAATTACACAATCAACGAGAAATGGGCTAGTTTTCGCGCTGACTATAGTGCTAGTTGGCGGGCTGACTTTCGGATTGATTTACGGGCTGATTGCCGGGCTGATTGCCGGGCTAATTACCGGTTTAGGTGCTGTACTCTTACATATTGCTCTCCGAATAATTTTCTATCGATCAGGCGTAAGCCCCTTCAACTATGCAAGATTTCTTGAACATGCAGAAAACCACCGCTTCGTCTATCGGGTCGGTGGGCGCTATCGCTTCGTACATGATTTACTGCGCAAACGTTTTGCTGAAACCTATGAGCCACGTTCCCGCGTCTAA
- a CDS encoding MSMEG_0572/Sll0783 family nitrogen starvation response protein, whose product MPEVTAPAHQTGDFFVDYEEKVFPDVQADPGEKALVTFHTVAFEGSIGLVNLLQATRLIRKGFETSILLYGPGVTLGVQRGFPKIGDEAFPGHMAMNKQLIKIMEEGGKIYACRFALQALYGHGEPSLIPGIRPINPLDVLDIVLMHRKEGAFILDTWTT is encoded by the coding sequence ATGCCTGAAGTAACTGCTCCAGCTCATCAGACGGGCGATTTCTTTGTTGATTACGAAGAAAAGGTATTTCCCGATGTCCAAGCCGATCCTGGAGAAAAGGCCCTCGTAACGTTCCATACTGTGGCCTTTGAAGGGTCGATCGGCTTAGTCAATTTACTGCAAGCCACACGCTTGATTCGCAAAGGGTTTGAAACCTCAATTTTGCTATACGGCCCCGGTGTGACACTAGGTGTGCAGCGAGGTTTCCCCAAGATTGGCGATGAGGCTTTTCCCGGTCATATGGCCATGAATAAACAGTTGATCAAAATCATGGAGGAAGGGGGCAAAATCTATGCCTGCCGGTTTGCGTTGCAAGCGCTGTATGGTCATGGTGAACCGTCGCTGATTCCAGGCATTCGACCGATCAATCCCTTAGATGTGTTGGATATCGTTTTGATGCATCGTAAGGAGGGTGCCTTTATCCTGGATACCTGGACGACCTAA
- a CDS encoding alkaline phosphatase family protein, producing MGFPKLLEKNVMLQKTVVLNVVGFTPAFLGEHTPKITAWAERGKMASIEPPLPAVTCTAQAAYLTGKPASDHGIVANGWYFRDECEVKFWRQSNNLVESAKIWDIARQLDPTFTCANLFWWYNMYSTADYTVTPRPMYPADGRKMPDIYTQPADLRSQLQQDLGQFPLFKFWGPATTVASSQWIADSAKWIEARHSPTLTLVYLPHLDYCAQKIGPDPAAIAPDLQEIDAVVGDLIDFYERRGAQVILLSEYGITPVNQPVHLNRVLREAGLLQVREELGLELPDVGASKAFAVADHQLAHIYINEPDVYDRVKTLLEQTSGVAKVLDDAGKQQYQLDHPRAGELVAVAAPEAWFTYYYWLDDRRAPDFARTVDIHRKPGYDPVELFINPDIKLPQLKIAKTLLKRKLGGRSLMDLTPLDATLVRGGHGHIPPSKTDRPLLITRQDGHLNHDAIMAVDVFNVILNHLKG from the coding sequence ATGGGATTTCCCAAGCTACTGGAAAAGAATGTCATGCTCCAAAAGACGGTTGTACTCAACGTTGTGGGATTTACCCCAGCTTTTCTGGGGGAACATACACCGAAAATTACGGCTTGGGCGGAGCGGGGTAAAATGGCCTCGATCGAGCCCCCGCTGCCGGCGGTTACCTGTACGGCCCAAGCGGCTTACCTGACGGGAAAGCCGGCGAGTGACCACGGCATTGTGGCGAATGGTTGGTACTTCCGTGATGAATGTGAAGTGAAATTTTGGCGGCAGTCCAACAACCTGGTGGAATCCGCAAAAATCTGGGATATTGCTCGCCAACTTGATCCCACCTTTACCTGTGCCAACCTGTTCTGGTGGTACAACATGTATTCGACGGCGGATTATACGGTGACGCCGCGTCCGATGTATCCGGCGGATGGGCGCAAGATGCCCGATATCTATACCCAACCGGCGGATCTGCGCTCCCAGCTCCAGCAGGATCTCGGCCAGTTTCCCCTCTTCAAATTCTGGGGACCTGCAACGACGGTCGCCTCCAGCCAGTGGATTGCTGACTCCGCCAAATGGATCGAAGCACGGCATAGTCCGACGTTGACGCTGGTTTACCTGCCTCATCTGGATTACTGCGCGCAGAAAATTGGCCCTGATCCGGCGGCGATCGCCCCCGATCTGCAGGAAATTGATGCGGTTGTGGGTGATTTGATTGATTTCTACGAACGGCGTGGGGCGCAGGTGATACTGCTCTCGGAATATGGCATTACGCCGGTCAATCAGCCGGTGCATCTGAATCGGGTCCTGCGTGAAGCGGGTCTGCTACAGGTGCGGGAAGAACTTGGCCTGGAACTGCCAGACGTTGGGGCGAGTAAGGCATTTGCGGTGGCTGATCATCAGTTGGCTCATATATATATCAATGAGCCGGATGTGTACGATCGGGTCAAAACCCTGCTGGAACAGACATCAGGCGTTGCGAAAGTGCTTGATGATGCCGGGAAGCAGCAATATCAGCTTGATCATCCTCGGGCCGGGGAATTGGTCGCAGTTGCGGCGCCAGAAGCCTGGTTTACCTACTATTACTGGCTCGATGACCGGCGGGCCCCAGATTTTGCGCGGACGGTCGATATTCACCGGAAACCCGGCTATGACCCCGTTGAACTGTTTATAAACCCTGACATCAAGTTGCCGCAGTTAAAAATTGCTAAAACGTTACTCAAACGGAAGCTCGGTGGCCGATCATTGATGGATTTGACGCCCTTAGACGCGACCTTGGTCCGGGGTGGGCATGGTCATATTCCGCCGAGCAAAACCGATCGACCATTGCTGATCACCCGTCAGGACGGGCATCTTAACCATGATGCGATTATGGCAGTAGATGTATTTAATGTGATTTTGAACCATCTAAAGGGATAG
- a CDS encoding Nit6803 family nitrilase, whose amino-acid sequence MDYAKTVRAAAVQISPVLFSCEGTTEKVLDAIATAAKADVQLVVFPETFVPYYPYFSFVQPPVLMGKSHMQLYEQAVTVPGPVVDAISQAARSASMVVVLGVNERDGGSLYNTQLIFDADGTLMLKRRKTTPTYHERMVWGQGDGAGLTVVDTACGRLGALACWEHYNPLARYALMAQSEQIHCGQFPGSMVGQIFADQMEVTMRHHALEAGCFVVNSTGWLTPEQKLQITSDEQLHPVLSQGCYTAIISPEGVPLCEPITEGEGMAIAELDFSLITKRKRMMDAIGHYARPDLLQLQLNQQPWSVMQLTTPAAVAAPEVMPLTDLEPIPLTDKLPL is encoded by the coding sequence ATGGATTATGCCAAAACCGTTCGCGCTGCCGCTGTGCAAATCAGTCCCGTTTTATTTAGCTGTGAGGGGACGACTGAAAAAGTCCTGGATGCCATTGCGACGGCAGCAAAAGCGGACGTGCAGCTGGTTGTTTTTCCCGAGACGTTTGTGCCTTACTATCCGTATTTTTCGTTTGTGCAGCCCCCTGTTTTGATGGGGAAGTCACATATGCAACTGTACGAGCAAGCAGTGACGGTGCCCGGTCCGGTGGTTGATGCGATTAGCCAAGCAGCACGATCGGCGAGCATGGTGGTGGTCTTGGGGGTGAATGAGCGGGATGGTGGCTCACTCTATAACACGCAACTGATTTTCGATGCCGATGGGACGTTGATGCTGAAGCGGCGTAAGACGACGCCCACGTACCATGAGCGCATGGTCTGGGGGCAGGGTGATGGTGCTGGCCTGACGGTGGTCGATACGGCTTGTGGACGCTTGGGTGCGTTGGCTTGTTGGGAACATTACAATCCGCTGGCCCGGTATGCTCTGATGGCGCAGTCCGAACAAATTCACTGTGGGCAGTTTCCGGGGTCAATGGTGGGCCAAATTTTTGCGGATCAGATGGAAGTAACCATGCGCCATCATGCACTGGAGGCCGGTTGTTTTGTGGTGAATTCGACGGGTTGGCTGACGCCGGAACAAAAACTGCAAATCACCTCCGATGAGCAATTACATCCCGTTTTGAGCCAGGGGTGCTATACCGCAATTATTAGTCCTGAGGGGGTGCCATTATGTGAGCCGATTACGGAGGGTGAAGGGATGGCGATCGCCGAACTCGACTTTTCCCTGATTACGAAACGTAAGCGCATGATGGATGCAATCGGTCATTATGCCCGTCCCGATTTATTGCAGTTGCAACTTAACCAGCAGCCTTGGTCCGTAATGCAGTTAACGACACCGGCCGCCGTTGCCGCTCCCGAGGTGATGCCATTGACGGATTTGGAGCCAATCCCGCTCACCGATAAATTGCCGTTGTAA
- a CDS encoding LuxR C-terminal-related transcriptional regulator: protein MRHRSDDSNTLLNSARLLCDFQQVNKIGQSISGCFDPGVIAHRVTDALVEQFDCAFARMWLINPDQRSLTLVASSGLYTHLNGAFAQVPMGAYKVGKIAQNRVPFLSNCLPDETWVKDRDWAIANRIQGFAGYPLVAGDRVVGVLATFSHETMAPEFLEVLQLLCLTATIGLDAAIYIQQSRLLTSSPAAITTLSDQLARILQSTRLMLVGTEITLESATENVLRRATELLNQLNCDYCRLTYGREQVELEAIVATPNSAQNEAVQQAEFQALQLLVTYLGGMFQLQPGSQNRVLEILLQIPYQGQSLPPSKRMKPVIDNSVGQVTKPDIAPPHQPLSEREQEIMGLLSQGMRDRQISKQLHISESTVKFHINNTLTKLQAKNRYQALYEATKRDWI from the coding sequence GTGCGGCATCGCTCGGATGATTCAAATACGTTGCTAAATTCCGCTCGACTCCTATGTGACTTCCAGCAGGTAAACAAAATTGGTCAAAGCATCTCGGGTTGTTTTGACCCTGGAGTCATCGCGCATCGCGTGACCGATGCGTTGGTGGAGCAGTTTGACTGTGCGTTTGCCCGGATGTGGTTGATTAATCCGGATCAGCGATCGCTAACGTTAGTCGCTTCTTCCGGGTTATATACGCATTTGAATGGGGCCTTTGCCCAGGTGCCGATGGGGGCTTATAAGGTGGGCAAGATTGCCCAAAATCGGGTGCCGTTTCTGAGTAACTGTTTACCGGATGAAACCTGGGTCAAGGATCGTGACTGGGCGATCGCCAATCGGATTCAAGGGTTTGCGGGCTATCCCTTGGTAGCGGGCGATCGCGTGGTTGGTGTGTTGGCGACGTTTAGCCACGAAACGATGGCCCCGGAATTTCTTGAGGTGCTGCAATTGTTATGTTTGACGGCGACGATCGGCCTCGATGCGGCAATTTATATCCAACAATCACGCTTACTGACATCGTCGCCGGCCGCGATCACGACCTTATCCGATCAACTGGCGCGGATTTTGCAATCCACGCGGTTGATGTTAGTTGGGACGGAAATAACCCTAGAGTCGGCGACCGAGAACGTTTTGCGACGAGCGACGGAATTGTTGAATCAGCTGAACTGTGATTATTGTCGTCTGACCTATGGTCGTGAGCAAGTGGAACTTGAGGCGATTGTGGCAACGCCAAATTCGGCCCAGAATGAGGCTGTTCAGCAGGCCGAATTTCAAGCGCTGCAACTACTGGTGACTTATTTAGGCGGAATGTTTCAGCTGCAGCCCGGTAGTCAGAATCGGGTCTTGGAAATCTTGTTGCAGATTCCGTATCAGGGGCAGTCGCTCCCCCCGTCCAAACGGATGAAGCCAGTGATTGACAATTCCGTAGGGCAAGTGACGAAGCCTGATATTGCCCCGCCGCATCAACCCCTTTCGGAACGAGAGCAGGAAATTATGGGTCTGCTATCCCAGGGAATGCGCGATCGGCAAATTTCCAAACAGCTGCATATTAGTGAAAGCACCGTCAAGTTTCATATCAACAATACCCTAACGAAACTCCAAGCGAAGAATCGCTATCAAGCGCTCTACGAAGCAACTAAGCGTGATTGGATTTAA
- a CDS encoding MSMEG_0568 family radical SAM protein, whose protein sequence is MDKQQLITELQSHGLRIIDQSIGASGRRGGAGPSDHKAVTVDGTTVMVPIYTGMASESPYSIEAPSASHQAVVASASEPVATITFPQQPKFYDCETADGIPYSHIALLHSKDVLATTVLQTCKRYRDVDTVCQFCAIEKSLEAGRTIARKTPAQLAEVAEAAVRLDGVKHMIMTTGTPHTSDRGAAYLTECAKAIKAKVDLPIQAQCEPPDDFSWFERMKLAGIDSLGMHLEAVEPEVRARIMPGKAEVPLSTYFQAFEAAVAVFGRGQVSTYLLAGLGDRLESLVEVSDKLINLGVYPFVVPFVPISDTPLAQHPAPSSEFMFSLYQQVGDLLQRSGMSSADMHAGCGKCGACSALSTFE, encoded by the coding sequence ATGGATAAACAGCAGTTAATTACCGAGTTACAGTCCCACGGATTGCGCATCATTGATCAATCGATTGGGGCATCGGGCCGTCGTGGTGGGGCCGGACCCTCTGATCACAAGGCCGTAACCGTCGATGGGACAACCGTGATGGTGCCGATCTATACGGGGATGGCGAGTGAATCACCTTATTCGATTGAAGCGCCGTCAGCCAGTCATCAAGCGGTTGTCGCCAGCGCCAGCGAACCGGTCGCGACGATCACGTTTCCCCAACAACCCAAGTTTTACGACTGCGAAACGGCGGATGGCATTCCCTATAGTCATATCGCCCTCCTCCATAGCAAAGATGTTTTGGCGACAACGGTGTTGCAAACCTGTAAGCGTTATCGTGATGTGGATACGGTTTGTCAGTTTTGTGCGATCGAAAAATCCCTTGAAGCCGGACGGACCATCGCACGTAAGACGCCTGCCCAATTAGCAGAAGTGGCAGAGGCCGCAGTGCGGTTGGATGGCGTCAAGCATATGATTATGACCACCGGGACGCCTCATACGAGCGATCGGGGGGCGGCGTATCTCACTGAATGTGCCAAGGCAATTAAGGCCAAGGTGGATTTGCCCATCCAAGCGCAGTGTGAACCACCGGATGATTTTAGCTGGTTTGAACGAATGAAACTGGCCGGAATTGATAGCCTAGGGATGCATCTGGAAGCCGTCGAGCCAGAAGTCCGGGCGCGAATTATGCCGGGTAAAGCAGAGGTGCCATTGTCGACTTATTTCCAAGCGTTTGAAGCGGCAGTAGCAGTGTTTGGTCGGGGGCAGGTGAGTACTTACTTGCTCGCGGGTTTAGGTGATCGTTTAGAGTCCTTGGTTGAGGTCTCAGATAAGTTGATTAACCTGGGGGTTTATCCCTTTGTGGTGCCCTTTGTCCCTATTTCGGATACGCCATTAGCTCAGCATCCCGCACCCAGCAGTGAATTTATGTTTTCGCTGTATCAGCAGGTTGGGGATTTGCTTCAGCGATCGGGGATGTCATCGGCGGATATGCATGCCGGTTGTGGGAAATGTGGCGCTTGTTCGGCCTTGTCGACTTTTGAGTAG
- a CDS encoding MSMEG_0569 family flavin-dependent oxidoreductase has translation MSSHYSVIVIGGGQAGLSVSYCLRQRQIDHLVFEQHQIAHSWRSKRWDTFCLVTPNWQCQLPGYHYAGDDTNGFMQRDEIVQYIESYAQQFNPPVREGVTVERVAKNPISDVFEITTSSGEFTADQIVVATGGYHRPRIPTIAQRLPESMHQIHSSEYKNAQALPAGAVLVVGTGQSGCQIAEDLHLEGRQVHLAVGSAPRSPRRYRGKDVVDWLDQLGYYDITVDEHPQKEQVRHKTNHYVTGRGGGREIDLRHFALAGMQLHGRLQTIHDNQQIEFQPNLQQHLDQADAVAESIKQTIDEYIATQQIDAPTEAPYKPAWEPPADQALTLDYQAANITTVIWSIGYDMDFSWVEIPVFDGRGYPGHDRGVTSVSGLYFVGLPWLHTWGSGRFSGIARDVQYVADYIQSKHRRSSRSEYRFNAMAIGS, from the coding sequence ATGAGTAGCCACTATTCAGTGATTGTCATTGGCGGCGGCCAAGCGGGATTATCAGTCAGTTATTGCCTCCGCCAACGGCAAATTGACCACCTTGTATTTGAGCAACACCAGATTGCCCATTCATGGCGATCGAAACGCTGGGATACCTTTTGCTTGGTCACACCGAATTGGCAATGCCAACTGCCGGGCTATCACTATGCTGGGGATGATACGAATGGATTTATGCAACGCGATGAAATCGTGCAATATATTGAATCCTATGCCCAGCAGTTCAATCCACCAGTACGCGAAGGGGTGACGGTCGAGCGTGTGGCCAAAAATCCGATTAGTGATGTCTTTGAAATCACGACTTCCAGCGGTGAATTCACCGCCGATCAAATTGTAGTTGCGACTGGGGGCTATCACCGTCCACGGATTCCGACGATCGCCCAACGCCTACCAGAAAGCATGCACCAAATCCATTCTTCCGAATACAAAAATGCCCAGGCACTACCGGCAGGGGCGGTCTTAGTGGTAGGTACTGGACAGTCCGGCTGTCAAATTGCCGAGGACTTACATCTGGAAGGACGGCAGGTGCATTTAGCCGTAGGCAGTGCACCGCGATCGCCCCGACGTTATCGGGGGAAAGATGTTGTGGATTGGCTCGATCAATTGGGCTACTACGACATCACCGTAGACGAGCATCCGCAGAAAGAGCAGGTGCGGCACAAAACCAATCACTACGTCACGGGTCGCGGTGGTGGACGGGAAATCGATCTGCGCCATTTTGCGTTAGCGGGGATGCAACTACACGGACGCCTGCAAACCATCCACGACAACCAACAGATCGAATTTCAGCCAAATCTTCAGCAGCATCTCGACCAAGCCGATGCGGTTGCCGAAAGCATCAAGCAAACGATCGATGAGTACATCGCCACACAACAAATTGATGCCCCCACTGAAGCACCCTACAAACCGGCTTGGGAACCCCCAGCCGATCAGGCATTGACCCTCGATTATCAGGCCGCGAATATTACCACGGTGATTTGGTCGATCGGCTATGACATGGATTTCAGTTGGGTGGAGATTCCCGTGTTTGATGGCCGGGGTTATCCGGGGCATGATCGGGGCGTTACAAGTGTTTCAGGACTTTATTTTGTCGGTTTACCTTGGCTCCATACCTGGGGGTCAGGACGCTTTTCCGGGATTGCGCGGGATGTGCAATATGTTGCCGATTACATCCAATCAAAACATCGTCGCAGTTCACGATCGGAATATCGGTTCAATGCCATGGCGATCGGGTCATAA
- the eboE gene encoding metabolite traffic protein EboE, which translates to MKVANSPFHLTYCTNIHPGETWAEVWHNLQTYLPQLKQRLSPNAPLGIGLRLADCASREILQGDNLGQLQQWLLAQDLYVFTLNGFPYGSFHHQVVKDQVYAPDWFTDDRLAYTQRLVRILAALLPDEIEGSISTLPISYKPWWSNPAELELNNMRAARQLATIADDLANLYASTGKKIHLGLEPEPDGLIENSQEVIAWFDRYLLPVGSQVLQRTQGLSYEATCQMLLRHIQVCYDTCHFAVEFEDPIVAIERLTNHGIGLSKIQLSAAVRFAIPAALDDRQQLVKQLQPFAESTYLHQVIARQPDGQLERFRDLEQALPYLLDTTADEWRTHFHVPLFIRDYPAMSSTQADIQTVLNYLKKNPVCQHLEIETYTWEVLPNAMKLDITTSIQREYEWVLGVLNGKPKPRSVPPLRQDLRLFSAPCATPQLLY; encoded by the coding sequence ATGAAAGTTGCCAATTCACCCTTTCATTTAACCTATTGCACGAATATTCATCCCGGTGAGACTTGGGCTGAGGTATGGCACAACTTGCAGACTTATCTGCCGCAGTTGAAGCAGCGGCTATCGCCGAACGCCCCTTTGGGGATTGGCCTGCGGCTGGCGGACTGTGCGAGTCGGGAGATTTTGCAGGGAGATAATCTGGGCCAGTTACAGCAGTGGTTGCTGGCGCAAGATCTCTACGTATTTACGCTGAATGGCTTTCCCTACGGCAGTTTCCATCATCAAGTGGTGAAAGATCAGGTGTATGCACCGGACTGGTTCACCGACGATCGATTGGCTTATACGCAGCGGTTGGTTCGGATTTTGGCAGCATTGCTGCCGGATGAAATTGAAGGCAGTATCTCCACATTGCCAATTTCCTATAAACCTTGGTGGTCTAACCCGGCGGAGTTGGAGCTCAACAATATGCGGGCCGCGCGGCAGCTGGCGACGATCGCGGATGACTTAGCCAATTTGTATGCCAGTACCGGCAAGAAAATTCATCTGGGGCTAGAACCGGAGCCGGATGGCCTGATCGAAAATAGCCAGGAAGTGATTGCTTGGTTCGATCGATACCTCTTGCCCGTTGGTTCCCAAGTCCTGCAACGGACCCAAGGGCTTTCCTATGAAGCGACTTGCCAAATGCTCCTGCGCCATATCCAGGTTTGCTATGACACCTGCCACTTTGCCGTGGAATTTGAAGATCCGATTGTCGCGATCGAGCGACTGACAAATCATGGGATTGGCTTAAGCAAAATTCAGTTGAGTGCGGCTGTCCGATTCGCCATTCCGGCCGCGCTGGACGATCGACAGCAATTGGTGAAGCAGTTGCAGCCCTTTGCCGAATCGACTTACCTCCACCAAGTGATTGCCCGCCAGCCCGATGGCCAACTTGAACGATTTCGAGATTTGGAACAAGCCTTGCCATACTTGCTGGATACGACGGCCGATGAATGGCGGACGCATTTTCATGTGCCGTTGTTTATTCGGGACTATCCGGCGATGAGTTCGACCCAGGCGGATATTCAAACCGTACTGAACTATTTAAAGAAGAATCCGGTGTGTCAACACCTGGAAATTGAGACCTATACCTGGGAAGTCTTGCCCAATGCGATGAAGTTGGATATCACGACCTCGATTCAGCGGGAGTATGAGTGGGTGCTCGGCGTACTTAACGGGAAGCCGAAACCGCGATCGGTGCCGCCGCTGCGCCAGGATTTGCGCTTATTTTCCGCTCCATGTGCCACCCCTCAACTGCTGTACTAA